The DNA segment AGTAACAGAGTACTCTGTCTACCCTGCGTCGGTTGTGGAGTTTGCACAGTTTCCTCTGCAGAGTGACCACGTTGTTTTAAATGTAGCCgttaaattttatgaaaatggaATTTACGATACGAGTACCAACGACTACATGGGTACAAAGCACAAAGATGTAATCTTGGAGGAGATTAGCAAAAATTTGAACAAActatataaaaacaaaatattttaattttctgaatttgatTTCGAATAAAAAGTAGGTTCAGCTGATCGGCTGGATCCACATTTCTGTAAGAAACTAACTAAGGACACAGAAACAACTAACTATCTACAGGAAATATGTGCTTATTTCTCTATAGTTCCACGGTACTTTCCCTATGCTTTGCTAGGCTACGCTACTCTCAATATGCGGGCATCGTTCAGGTAGAGAGCACAGGAATAGTTTTCCTATGTAGGTACTCCGCTGTGCTTTGTTAGGCTACACTGCTTCAATGTGCGCCCAGCCTAAAGCGGTATTTTCAACACACATCAAAGGGAGCTGTTGAGACTCGCCAGGGGACTTGACCAACGTACACGATACGCAGAGATATTTTAAATAATAAGATTACTCAAAACCGGGGTTGTTCAGATTTTGTAGAATTGATGCagtggactgttaccagatAATTTATTTGGAGATGGTATCGTAAGAACATTTATCTACGACTTTAACAATAAATACTAAGATACAAGAACAGAGAAAGAATTTTATTGACAAATCTCAATACCTACTTATAACAATGCTATAAAAATTTTAGTTCCAATTTTCGGGCAATAAATTGTATGGCAACATTAGCAGCTTGTCTTATTTCTGGAGGTGCACATAATACTTCATCttcattatctgaattaattctttccagcaaaatattcacaataattaGGTATCAACTTAAATTCGAAACGTCATAATTATTCAAGTGACATTCCTCCCCTCAATAGCAATAATGGACTGTTCTCTTTCGGCCAATCGGCTTGTAGAAGAAGCACAGAGCCACCCTGATATTCGGTTCGTAAATAATTCCAAGATTCTTTTCCGATTTGTTATAGTGAGTTATAGTAGTGAGTTATTATAACTCACGTTGTTTGTTTACAAATACTATTAATTGCTCAAAAGCagttgaataatgaatatatgaTTTAATAGGAGTagataaaattcattattctaagcttctgtttttctgatggaaaatctcgcaatcaattttcattgtcaactgtaaacgttgtgtcaATATTGAATTTGTTGAACTTTCTCAGTGTCTAAGTATGAGACTTCAaattactttttatttgaacTGCTTTTGATTATCTCTGTTTTTAGTTGAATGATGTcactctgagtttatagatgttgttagtATTTGTATgtattactgtattagcttcatgcgggtgacttattcattttatgattgcgaacgatatacaataataTACTATTAATGAAAAGGCTGAGTTGTAATAATGATGCAGGCCAAGAGGTGAAAACTAAAATATCTAAGTGTGGTGTCATCAATGCGATCGACACATTAAATGTGAATAGAgctattatattataataaatataaacAACCCTGGtcttgaaaagtgaaaaattcatcaatgaatacaacatttacagagacggattgctcacaagtaagcacgattagaaagtccatcagaaaaatgaaatatacaaatgattaattatgagaggtacaaaatgagagtactaatgaggaaAACCACTTATCGTcggtttcgagaagtgcagaaggCTTGATAACTAATCTGTATATTGAGCATGATGTATAAAATATGAGattggttacctcggagaaaacttatctcgagcgccagctattcttttcactaggaagaatagcaaacctaccagagtagctgctagtcggagacagagttcgctgttatatagggtggtagcgataacgaagtagtcaaaatcaaattatgtaccagtttattcacaccttcggaaactgattttaaatacaacggaaatatgtgtaggtatgaaatatgagcgaatcgatcagcaaacatacattcgggaaattctatccgatcacgaccactttgtaaagtttataccgggtacagtgtaAAATTGAAGgttattcaataaaatgcgccaaccagatctgacgaaatggatactaaggatgacctcgcgaagtgaaatgacttgctatacagAATCgcgatgtaattaattgtatttctccaatgaaaagaaacacaaccagggcggatctactcgagacttttattcgctaccccaagggctaacgctccatgaccatgactgatagcgaagaaaaggtctatttttagcgcaactacgggatttcactgacgacgagcggtatctcttattctctaccccaagggcttacgcaccacgactgatagaaaagaagagatttcggtttcaacacttatgacgcggaacgcgaacagggggggttaacgggactttcccttcagtaccccaagggcttacgcactatgactgatagcgaagggaaaagtcacactcgcgaaacagggtaaagtacggcaaggataacagaaagcgatacagtacatcagtgtcaaagaagtaaccggtgtaggtctaatgaagaaactgaacggtaaagacggggacctacctcctttatttcaggcactcgcggaaaacaaacgaaaactaaaaattaattcctaagagcactaacccTCGTAACACAAAATTATTCCTAAATTCggtgaacggcttgtcgtgcacacaattaaagtcgaatcgcagagaaaagagagtacggagcgtaaaagtGACTAAAGGGTAAAAGAGTCAAagtaaaagtgaccgtcgcgggggaaaatctgcttttataggcaaatccccccacacgttaaaaatctgaaaattccagaatgcgacaagaatgaaaaacgtcgtcagctccggtttatcgcatatcaacatcagaaaaacgtcaaaatcttcaacggcatgcaagaaaaacaacgttaaacacagataaacggttttttacatttactctgcctatcggaatgaatgcactgaatatttgagaattaaatatttttaaaggcggaaatatgaaatgaaaggaatgcactaaaatgaactccaatttttctcagaaaactgaagATCATTACAATATCTATGAGAATACAAATGAGTACAATGAGGAGATCATACCATTGGAGAtgttcacatcgtgttctgaaggaaattaaGCCTGGAGGGAATGAGGGTTCATtaatctgaaactcgacaacagtaattaCTAGTAATCAGTAATATAATATgtaattgggaattcaaatgtagattgaaGCGACATGGTAATGACAGTTCGAAGGAAAcagttaatgcagtcattgtcatttttgaaatgcaatactatacagggtgttccatttaaaataagataGTTGATACAATGcaacaggaaaaaaaaaacgtgaacAGTACCGTACTATTGTcacgaataaaataattatcattatgtTCATACAAATGGTGAAAAAGTGCAAATGTGAATGGAGTCCTGAAGTGAGTGTTACTTTCCGTAGGTGATATTGCAAGGTTTATATTTATAGAATATAAGATTAACTTCTTGTAAATTTCAGTTTTCCactgaaaaaatcagagctgtaggAAAAGTGGATGATGGCAATTCCTGAGGATCATTCCATTGTAGGTACCTATTTGTGGCCAACAATTCTCCAGTGAGTCATTCAACAATTTAACATCGGAACGAAGACCACGATGCTGTACCAAACATTTTTTACTGATGTTGAGACTCACAAATACCTGAGTTCTTATTGGTTCCATAAATCATTCTCTTGATCTTTCCTGATGCTTTTATCCTACTCATGGCGAAGTATAATGATGACATACAATCCGATGTGAATATGGAAATGAACATTCCCAGTatcttttgaacaaaaaaataaaaatctttcTTTTTCTCAGAATTGAAAATTAGTGGAATGAAAGCAATCGTAAGATATTTTTTAAGTTGAATTACTGAATAGTAGGATGGAAGGACGTGAGATGCAGATTGATTTTAAATTACTtatggtacaccctgtatactatacCCTTCACCCCCTCCTTTATGATTTAAATATGAAACATGTATACTGTTCAAAATctagggtgttatgattttgtaatcaAAGAGTAGCggactgtatgaaaagataattgagttggagatggtataaaaacatttattattattaaccacatctataaactcagagagacattattcaactaaaaacaagagatggtccagagcagttcaaatgagaagtcacttgatgtcagacttagacgttgaggagttcaataaatccaatatcaacacaacggttacacagtgatagggcaatcaattgaaaattgattgcgagagcctccttattctatcagaaaacgcgaaggttagaatactgaattttaaagagaagacgcgagagtacagagaaataggccagaggtgaaactgcaatgtctaagtctgatcatcaacgagaaatcgatacattaaatttgagttgatcaataatgttaatgtaagtatgagcagaacaagagtcgcacaagttaaatgagaagcacagaattaatgaatttgagaagcactagaatattaaaaataatatgaaaagggcaataaattctaattaaatgagaagttcaataataaataattaattaaatgaaaaggacaatcataattaatctgagaagaacatagtataattcatatacagtgagatgatcttgaagagtgcaaaaatttatcattgaattcaacatttacagagacgaactgcttacaagtaagcacgattagaacgttcatcagaaaaacagaagaaacaattgataaattgagAGAAGTCAAGAGAGTACTGAGTTAAAATccctaatcgtagattttgagatgtgctagaggctgagaaaactaataTGTATGTTGAGTccaatgaatgaatatagaaaagaatcaatgagaatacatattataaagagtagacacGAGtattcgagcagactttccagggtggagcctaggtcgaggtgtatcgagcaatatCATTGATCGCTTAACTAACGctgaggtgttcacatcctgttctgaagaaaacagctacgtccagggtccaccctggagaatatgaggattcattcatctgaaactcaacaacagtaattagtcatatgtacaacgaggtgatcataagagttgtcttaaaaatgattaaactgattctaataatagaATATTATGAGTAGACAATGAATCAGTTATCAATTTTATCGAGATGGACTTGAGAAGtgtcaatcctggtgctacattcccattttcatgtgggaagatctagagaagtctgaaaatctatataaattatgaaatataataaaatatatagttctgaGAAGACAATGGTTCGATTTGTCTTGAGTGGACGTTTCAGTTGAGCAGTGCTAGCAAGGATTAGGAATCTATATCTAGATTCTGAAATCTCTTGCTCGTGTACTAATTTCAttacaatgaaattatcatgaaaatggtgtaattcataattttgagcagtctgagagtactttaccttatgagaagaacaatttagcaccaggattgtgcgagaagacttgaaaattgagaactagaagaggtgaacttaaaaatgaggtgttacaaaatcACAATGATAGCAGAGAGGTCAATTCTACTACGgtgctaacaaagagaatcaattaagagaaaatatgtaaaatgtgtgatttttcacttctgaaaaacactgaaagggggtcttcgctcaatttttaacatataCCGAATATGATTACAGTATTCTATCATGAGAGTCTTGTTTTTTTAATGTCACATGGTATATGTTAGATTAGAATTGAGTATTTTCATACGTATTGCTTATCAAAATGTTTTCTGTGTTTATATAGTTCAATGAATTTGAAGAGACGAATAAAATGTCAATCAAACATGTTTTTTGAGCGAAAGAAAGCAAACTTTTAATATTCTTTATGGTGATCGCTTCTGAATGCGTCCATCGCAATCAATTCTTTCATTAGTCAATTGAAAGTTGTTGCTAGAGGTGTTCTCTATAGGGAATCTTTAGTTCCGCTAAGAATTCTATAATGAATCTGAGTGTCTTTTTAAACACAACACTGAtttattttcgtattttttctacaatGAATCGAGAAAAGAGCGACTTATCGAAATCGGATCGAAGATATAATATGGGCTTCACTTTTCGAGCGTATATTGATCTAGACGAATTTTATCCTCGTTTGAATGGTGAGgattatttcaacaaaaatttctgTCCTTTCATCAGCCTGGGTACGAACAGAAGTATGGAAAACTTGAGTACTAACTTCACTTTCTCACCAGGAGAggcattaattttttccgaaagCTATAGGGACGTTCCtaaaaaaatctcatttttccGAAGTACAGGTTTGCGAAGATCAAGTTTGCCTATCATAATATTCCTAAAAAACCCCTTGGAGAATTCATCTGTACTGAAAGAATTCACCGAAACTTTATTAGAGCTTCAAGTATTCGTCTGGATGGTAGTATTTTATCGTGaaggaatgaaagccttatcgtACAATCCCgtaaagaagaaatattttggtATGAATGGGTTCCTGAATCATGTTGAGAAATCTGAAAAACTCGCTACTAATCTTTATCAATACAAATTGAAAATAGCCCTTTTCTTGAATCCTCCCAGGATAATCAAGGACGAAACTGGAAAATGGCATTCAGATGACGAATTCTTCTGGCGAAGAACAATACACGACCTGAACGGTACAATAGAGATTGTTGAAACAACGCCATACGATCTGGATGCTGCAAAGATTGCTGTCATGAAAGGCAAGGCGCATTTTTGTCCACTCAGTTACTTCAGAACCAGCATTCCTGAAAATTTGGACTTCACCGCACCTGATGCTATTGAAGATTTGGTAGTTTTGGTACCTAATTCAGAGTTGATTCCAAAaagtacctatattttcatggtCTTTTCGAAAACAGTGTGGTTTTACTtatttttctcaattattttACTGCTTCTATTCTTGCTGGTGGTGAACAAGATGCGCAAATTCTATAAGAGAGAGACATCATCTATAGTTTTGGATATAATAAGTTTGCTGCTAGGTAAATCCATCAGAATACATCCTCATTACAATTGGCTGGAAAAGTGTTACCTGTGTCTGTCTCAAATGATCAGTATTGTCATCATAGCCGCGTTCAATTCTGCTTTGATTTCTGCAGTTCTCATCGATAAACATAAGAACCAAATAAATACACTAAGTGATCTTAAAGAGTCTCAGTTATCGATTTATGCCTTGCCTGATTTGAAGCACTACGTTGAGGAATTCGCACCAATGTTTAAGCCACAGTTGGTGAAAATACCAAGAAGAAATTATAGTTCTTTACTAGAGAATAAAATTCATCAACAAGCTTTAGTAGTGCCCCGTTCTTTGTCACAAGCAGCACTGGATAAGATCAATGACAAAGGTTCTAATGTTTCATACAGAACCATGCATGAATCACTTCTTTCTGGGTTTTCTACGTATTTCTTCACGAAAGGTTCGCCGTTTATCAGCATGATCAACCAAATGAGATTGAGAAAGTTTCAATATGGTTTGGGCTTGAAGGATTTGAGGAAACTGAAAGAAGCACCTCGCGAATTCACTGCAAAAAAGAGATATATTCCGCTATCTATGTCACatcttggaggaatttttgt comes from the Coccinella septempunctata chromosome 2, icCocSept1.1, whole genome shotgun sequence genome and includes:
- the LOC123308815 gene encoding uncharacterized protein LOC123308815 is translated as MKALSYNPVKKKYFGMNGFLNHVEKSEKLATNLYQYKLKIALFLNPPRIIKDETGKWHSDDEFFWRRTIHDLNGTIEIVETTPYDLDAAKIAVMKGKAHFCPLSYFRTSIPENLDFTAPDAIEDLVVLVPNSELIPKSTYIFMVFSKTVWFYLFFSIILLLLFLLVVNKMRKFYKRETSSIVLDIISLLLGKSIRIHPHYNWLEKCYLCLSQMISIVIIAAFNSALISAVLIDKHKNQINTLSDLKESQLSIYALPDLKHYVEEFAPMFKPQLVKIPRRNYSSLLENKIHQQALVVPRSLSQAALDKINDKGSNVSYRTMHESLLSGFSTYFFTKGSPFISMINQMRLRKFQYGLGLKDLRKLKEAPREFTAKKRYIPLSMSHLGGIFVFWLAGVGISIIVFLAERFHILTY